Genomic segment of Avibacterium volantium:
TTTCCGCCGTTTCTTGCTGTAAGGAATTAATTAATTCGGTAAAGCGCAACAAGGCAGTGGCAGCACGTCCTGCCAGCATATTTTCCTGAATGGCAACTTGAATGGCTTGCCATAGGGTGATTTGTCGCTCACGCGTTAATTGGCGCAGAACATCTAAGGTGCGATCGCCAATACCTCGTGTTGGCGTGTTGATAACACGTTCAAAGGCGGCATCATCAAAGCGATTGGCGATTAAACGCAAATAGGCTAAGGCATCTTTAATTTCTTGCCGTTCAAAGAAGCGTAATCCACCATAAATGCTATAAGGGATTTGCGCACGAATCAAGGCTTCTTCTATCACGCGCGATTGGCTATTACTACGATATAAAATGGCACAATCATCTAGCTTTCCACCATCATCGAGCCAGATTTTAATTTGGTTTGCCACAAACTGCGCTTCGTCAATTTCATTGAATGCGGCATAAATTCCCACAGGATCGCCCTGTTCACCCTCTGTCCATAAATCTTTACCAAGACGGTTGCTGTTATTGGCGATCAAATGGTTTGCGCTATTGAGAATATTGGCCGTAGAGCGATAATTTTGCTCAAGGCGAATGGTTTGTGCATTGTGAAAATCTTCTAAAAAACGATGAATGTTTTCTACTTGCGCGCCACGCCAGCCATAAATAGACTGATCGTCATCACCCACGATCATTATTTTGCCCGTTTCCCCTACCAATAATTTGATCCACGCATATTGAATTTTGTTGGTATCCTGAAACTCATCAACTAAAATTTGCGAAAAGCGTTGTTGATAACGTTGCAAAATCAACGGTTTTTTCAGCCATAATTCATAGGCACGAAGCAATAATTCAGAAAAATCTAACAAACCTGCGCGATCGCAAGCATCTTGATAAATTTGATAAATTTTAATCCAAGTACGTTCTTGAATATCACCGTCATCATCAAGTTGATGCGGTCGCAAACCTTCTTCTTTTTTGTTGTTGATATACCAGCACGCTTGTTTCGGAGGATAAGCGTTTTCATCAATATTGTGCAATTTAATCAAGCGTTTAACTAAGCGTAGTTGATCATCACTGTCTAAAATTTGAAAATCCTGCGGCAGCCCTGCATCGGCATAATGGGCGCGCAATAAGCGGTGAGCAATGCTGTGAAATGTGCCGATCCACATTCCCATTACACGTTGTGATGAATATTTCGCCAAAGTTTCTTCAATTCGATGGCGCATTTCTGCTGCGGCTTTATTGGTAAAGGTTACCGCCATTATGCTTCCTTCAGAGATTTGCTCAACAGCAATCAGCCAAGCAATGCGAAAAGTCAGCACCCGCGTTTTACCGCTACCCGCGCCCGCTAGTACTAAATAATTGCCTAAGGGCGCAGCCACCGCTTCACGTTGTTTATCGTTTAAACCATCAAGTAATTCAGAAATATCCATTACATCACCACTGTTTTTTTATACAGGTTAAATTATAGGGGGATTTTGTCAAAAGGCAAGAAGTGCGGTGAAATTTTTATGAATTTTTCACCGCACTTTAATTAAGGCAATAAATAGAGATAAACGGTGATCTCTTCCCTATCGTGATACAAATGTTTTGCTTTGAGTTTGTATTTAAGTCCTTGTTTATCCAAGGCTTGCTCAATCATTGCTAAACATTCTTTGACTTCCGCATAACGCTTTTTCATTGGCAATTTTAAGTTGAAAATACTGGCGTGACACCAGCCATTGATCAACCATTTTGCGATGAGTTGTGCGATGCGACTAGGCTGTTCCACCATATCACACACTAGCCAATCAATGCGGCGGCGTTTCGGGGGCTGAAATTTAAAACCGTCTTCTGCGCAATGTTCGATCCGCCCTGTTTCGTGCAAACTGGCTGCCATTTTGCCGTGATCCACTGCATAAACAAATAAACCACGCTTAACCAGTTGATATGTCCAACCCCCAGGGCAAGCACCAAGATCGACCGCATATTGGTTTTCGTTCAGATATTGGCTTTCTTTTTGTTTCGGAATAAAAGTTAAGATGGCTTCTTCTAATTTCAGGGTAGAACGGCTTGGCGCATCTGCGGGGAATTTAAGCCGTTGAATGCCCATAAAATAAGGGGAATGATTGTGGTTGTAGGAATAGCCCACATAGCACGCGGTGGATTGCAAGAAAAAAACGTGTAAAGTTACCGCACTTTTGTGGCTATCTTTACCTTGTAAAAAGCCGTCTTTTTTCAATGCGTTACGCAACGGCACAGTAAATTTGCGGCAAAATCCCGAAAGCTCTTTGGCTTCGTTAGTATCGGCAGTTTCCACAAATAATTCGGTGCTATTTTTGAGCTTTTTCGCCAATTCACTTTGGCGATATTGCGATAAAATAGGGCTGATACGATCTTCGGGGGAAAGATCTTGCAGTAAATCTGACACCACGATCATTTGGCGAGCAAAAATCAGTTGATCGAAAGGCAATTCTTGCGCAAGGCGATCCGCTTCGCCTGCTTGATAACATTCAAAAATTACATAGCCTGAATTCGGCTCAACACGCGCAAAACCAAACACACCGCGCTCACTGGCTTTATCGGTGATTTCTGCGGCTAATTCTTTTTCAAAACCAATACGGCAATATAAGGCAAGTTTATTCATTATTATTTCTTATTTCTTTAATTATCCATTGGCGGAATGCCAAAATTTGTTCATCATTGGCTTTATCTAATTGATTTACCACATAAAAAGATTTTGGATCTTTTAGCTGGGTTGGGAGTACCACTTGTAAATTCCCTTTATCAATTTCCTGTTGAGCCAGCAGTCGATTAGCAAGCACAATACCTTGTCCGTGTACAGCCGCTTGTAATGCCATAAAAGTATGACTAAAAATCGGCCCGTGCTGAATATCTAGCCCTTTGAGGTGCAGATAATTCGCCATATTCTGCCAGTTATCACGGGTATGAATATGAATCAGCGTATGTTTTTTAAGATCTTCTGCGGAATGTACAGGTTGTTTAGCCAAGAGTTTTGGTGAAGCAAGCAAAAGCAAATTTTCTTCTGCTAATTTTTCCACTTGCAGATTTTCCCACGCACCACGTCCATAGTAAATGGCAATATCAATTTCGCGATTTAGCAAACCTTCATCTTGATCTACTCCTGTTAAACGCACTTCAATATCAGGATAAAGCTCATTAAATCTGCTTAAACGCGGCACAAGCCATTGAATACCAAAGGTTTGTGGTACGCTGATGGCAATATGTTTTTCATTTTTCTGCAGCATTAATTTTTGCGTAACTTCGGACAAACGGCGCAAGATCTCGGTAACTTCTTTAAAATAAATCTGCCCTAACTCAGTTAACACTAACGCACGGTGCTGACGCTTAAATAATTCAATGCCTAAAAAATCTTCTAATAATTTAATTTGATGACTCACTGCGGCTTGGGTAACAAAGAGTTCATCAGCAGCTTTTGTGAAACTTAAATGACGTGCCGCACATTCAAAAGCTTTCAGTGAATTCAAGGGAGGCAAACGTTTATACATAAAATCTTCTCAAATGAAAAATTATCAGTTATACTAACTCACTGATTTATCTATTAGTTTTTTTAATGCAAGGGATAAAAAAATATCCTTTGTTCTCGCCCACGCATCTCACTACAATACGCACATACTTAATGATTGGTAATTCCTTATTGGTTAAGAGTTTCGACTTAAGTATGATGTTGTGTTTGCATAGTTCGGGCAACCGAACGGAGTAACTGGTTAGTTACTCATTTCACTTCCTGTATATTTATTAAACCATTTTGGTTAAGCACCGCTCAATTGGGCGGTGTTTTTTTTATTTCTATGGCCTATTGATCATTTATTTGCGTAAGATCTTAGCATAATTTACGATTTGCCCGAAATAGATTTACTCAATTCCGCTATTCCAACATTTCTCAAAAAAAATTCACACAAAAATTACCGCACTTTTCTCATTGCAAGTTTTTAAGAATGGTGTAAATTAATCCTATTCAGTTGTAACAATATCATAATTAAGGAAACAAAATGGCAATCAAAGATCTTGACTGGCAAAATCTTGGTTTTGGTTATATCAAAACCGATTATCGCTACATCGCATATTGGAAAGATGGAAAATGGTCAAAAGGTGAACTCACCCAAGACAACGTTTTACATATTAGCGAAGGCTCTACCGCATTGCATTATGGTCAGCAATGCTTCGAAGGCTTAAAGGCCTATCGTTGTAAAGACGGTTCAATTAATTTATTCCGTCCAGATCAAAATGCCGAGCGCTTACAAAAAAGCTGTCAACGTTTATTAATGCCTGAAGTGCCAACAGAAATGTTTATTGATGCTTGTAAACAAGTGGTGAAAGCAAACCAAGAATGGCTTGCTCCTTATGGCACTGGTGCAACACTTTACCTACGTCCATTTATGATTGGTGTGGGTGATAACGTGGGCGTAACCCCTGCAACAGAATATATTTTCTCAATTTTCTGTTGTCCTGTTGGCGCCTACTTTAAAGGTGGGTTAAAACCAACTAACTTTATTGTGTCGGAATATGACCGCGCTGCGCCGCACGGTACTGGTGCGGCTAAAGTCGGTGGAAACTACGCAGCTAGCCTTTATCCAGGAAAACTAGCTAAACAGCGTAATTTCAGTGATTGTATTTACCTTGATCCAGCCACTCACACCAAAATTGAAGAAGTGGGTGCGGCAAACTTTTTTGGTATCACAAAAGATAACAAATTTGTTACCCCACTTTCACCATCAATTCTGCCAAGTATTACAAAATATTCCCTACTTTATTTGGCCAAAGAACGCCTTGGTTTAGAAGCCATTGAGGGAGATATTTATATTAATGAGCTGGATCAATTCAAAGAAGCGGGCGCGTGCGGAACAGCTGCCGTAATTACCCCAATCGGTGGTATTCAGTATGGCGATAATTTCCACGTTTTCTATTCTGAAACGGAAGTAGGCGAAATAACCCAAAAACTTTATAACGAGCTTACAGGCATTCAATTCGGTGATATTGAAGCACCTGAAGGTTGGATTGTAAAAGTGGAATAATTTCCCAAATTCAATCAAGACATAATAAAAAAGGGGCATTTGCCCCTTTCGTTTTTATACCAAATTCAACGCCACCATTCGACTTGGTCGGATAACGTTGTTTTTATCCACTTCTGCCACACCAAGAAATTGATTTTCGGCAGAAAACAACCGCACTTGGCCATAGATGCCTTGTGGATTATCAAATTTCACGCGCTGTCCAAAGCCAACGGCTCGGCTTTGTTCGGCATTTAACGCCAACGCAGGCAAGGATTTCACCGCACTGTCCATTGGCAGCAAATGCTGATCTAACAGGCTTAAATCTTGCTGTTCGCTTAAGGCTTTAAGCGCTTCTAAACTCATCATTGCGTGTTGTGGATAATCAGCCACCGCAAGACGGCGCAACATCGTAACGTGCGCGCCGCAGCCTAGCACTTCGCCTAAATCATCAATTAACGTGCGAATATAAGTGCCTTTTGAGCAATGCACTTCCAAGGTTAAATAAGGCGCTTGGTAATCAATAAATTTCAGCTCAAAAACGGTAATTGGACGTGCTTCGCGCTCTACAGTGATCCCAGCGCGAGCATATTCATAAAGCGGTTTTCCCTGATGTTTTAGGGCTGAAAACATTGTTGGCACTTGCATAATTTCACCACGAAATTGCTCAAGTGCGGTTAAAATTTGCGAAATTTCTGACCGCACTTCACGCACTTGCACCACTTGTCCATCCGCATCAGAAGTATCGGTGCGTTCGCCCAATTTTGCGGTAACCAAGTAACGCTTATCGGAATCCAATAAATATTGCGAAAACTTGGTCGCTTCGCCTAAACAGATGGGCAACATTCCTGTGGCAAGGGGATCTAACGCACCAGTATGCCCTGCTTTATTCGCCTGAAAAAGCCGTTTTACTTGTTGCATAATTTGGTTAGAACTCGCCCCTTGCGGTTTGTCTAACAAAAAAATGCCGTGAATATGACGGCCTTTATTTTTTGCCTTACTCATTGTTTTCTTTGCTGTTTTCTTTATTGTTTTCGTGGCTTTCTGCATCACCTTGGTAGCGTTTTTCATCATCACGAATCGCTTCGCTCACCAAGTTAGACATTCTCATTCCTTCCACTAAGGATTTGTCATACACAAAGCGTAACTCTGGCACGATGCGCAAGCGCATTGCTTTAGCCAGTAAAGAACGAATATAAGGCGAGGCTTTTTCCAGCCCTTTCATTCCGCTTTCGATAACGCTGTCATCTTGATCAAATAAGAAAGTTACGAAAACTTTCGCATAAGCGAGATCGCGGGAAACTTCCACATCAGATACGGTTACCATTCCAATGCGAGGATCTTTCACTTCACGTTGTAAAATCACCGCGATTTCTTTTTGTAATTCTTGTGCGACGCGGTCGGAGCGTTTAAATTCTCTTGCCATTTTATTTTCCTATAAATAAAAACAGGATAATGATGTGATCGCGCGGCATTTAGCCTACGGCGAAAATCCTATCCTATTTACATTTGTGTGATTAATTTTTTATTAATAAGGAAAAGTGCGGTCAAAAACACCGCACTTTTTGCCATTAAATTGAGCGTTTAATTTCAACCACTTCAAAGACTTCAATTTGGTCGCCGACTTTGACATCGTTGTAGTTTTTCACCCCGATACCACATTCCATTCCGTTACGCACTTCAGCAACGTCATCTTTAAAGCGGCGGAGCGATTCCAATTCCCCTTCAAAGATTACCACGTTGTCGCGTAATACACGGATTGGGTTATTACGTTTCACCACGCCCTCTGTCACCATACAACCTGCGATTGCACCAAATTTCGGATGACGGAACACATCACGCACTTCAGCAAGACCGATAATCTCTTGCTTGAATTCAGGTTGGAGCATACCGCTCATCGCCGCTTTGATTTCGTTAAGTAGTTCATAAATGATTGAATAATAACGCAAATCAATATTTTCATTTTCAATAATACGGCGTGCAGAAGCATCGGCACGAACGTTAAAGCCAACAATAATCGCGTTAGATGCAGCGGCTAGGGTTGCATCAGTTTCGGTAATTCCGCCCACGCCAGAACCAACCACATTCACTTTCACTTCTGGGGTTGAAAGCTCTTGTAAGGCTTGAACGATCGCTTCTACCGAACCTTGAACGTCCGCTTTAACGATAACGTTCAACTCTGCCACATCTCCCTCTGCCATATTGCTGAACATATTTTCCAGTTTCGCTTTTTGCTGACGGGCTAATTTCACTTCGCGGAATTTACCTTGACGATATAATGCCACTTCGCGCGCTTTTTTCTCATCACGCACCACGGTGGCTTCATCACCGGCAGAAGGCACGCCAGATAAACCTAGCACTTCTACTGGAATTGACGGGCCAGCTTCGCTAATGTCTTTACCGTTTTCATCACGCATTGCACGCACACGGCCGTATTCAAAGCCACAAAGTACAATATCACCACGGCGTAATGTACCGGATTGAACGAGGATTGTTGCCACTGGGCCGCGGCCTTTATCAAGGTAAGATTCAATCACCACACCCGTTGCCATTCCGTCTTTCACCGCACTGAGTTCTAATACTTCAGATTGCAATAAAATCGCATCAAGCAATTCATCAACGCCCGTTCCTTTTTTCGCTGAAACGTAAACGAACTGCGTATCGCCCCCGAATTTCTCGGCGATCACTTCGTGTTGCAATAATTCTTGCTCTACGCGATCTGGGTTGGCTTCAGGTTTATCAATTTTATTCACTGCCACCACAATTGGCACACCTGCCGCTTTCGCGTGTTGGATCGCTTCGATTGTTTGCGGCATCACACCGTCATCAGCGGCAACCACAAGCACTACGATATCTGTGGCTTTTGCACCACGCGCACGCATTGAGGTAAAGGCTGCGTGTCCCGGTGTATCCAAGAAGGTGATCATTTTGCCATCGTCTGTTTCAACGTGATATGCACCGATATGCTGGGTAATTCCCCCCGCTTCGCCCGCTGCCACTTTGGCTTTACGAATGTAGTCAAGTAAAGAGGTTTTACCGTGGTCAACGTGTCCCATAATGGTAACCACTGGCGCACGATTTACTTTTTCCGCATTCACATCACGATCGCCTAATACAGATTCTTCTAGCTCATTTTCTTTACGCAGGATCACTTTGTGTCCCATTTCTTCGGCTACAAGCTGTGCGGTTTCTTGGTCGATCACTTGGTTGATGGTTACCATTTCGCCCATTTTCATCATTGTTTTGATGATTTCGGTGGCTTTCACTGCCATTTTGTTGGCTAATTCCGCCACTGTAATGGTTTCACCAATCACCACATCACGGTTTACTGGTGCGGCAGGTTTTGTAAAGCCTTGTTGTAAGCTGCTGCCTTTTTTGCCTTGTTTACCTTTAAAGCCTTTTCCGCCTTTAGCATCTTTTTGGTTACGGCGATTGGATTCACGCTCGTTTTTGTTGCTATCGTCTTCGCGTCCGCCTTTTTTCGCTTTGGCTACTTTATTTTTGCCACGTCCACGATTTTCATTACGGCGTTCTTCTTCATCTTCCGCTTCACGGGCATAGCTTGAAGTGAGATGATAATCTGAGTAATCTTCAGAATTTTCATTTTTTTCATCCGCACTTGCAAGATCTGCATAACGTTTTGCTTCTTCTGCGGCTTTGCGTGCTTGCTCTTCCGCTTTTTGACGAGCTAATTCATCAGCTTTACGGCGTAACTCTGCCTCTTCCGCTTTCAAGCGTTCTTTTTCTTCATCAACCGCTTTATTGGCAGTTTCTTTTGCTGATTTTTCTGCTTTTTCTTTCGCTTTTTGTTCAGCTTGACGTTTTGCCTGTTCAGCTTTTTCCGCTTCTTTTTTCGCTTTTTCGGCTGCTTTCTCTTCCGCCGCTTTCTTTTCCGCTTCTTGTTTTGCTTTTAAGCGTGCTTCTTCTTCCGCACGGATAGCTGCTTCCGTTGGCACAGTACGTTTTTTACGCACTTCCACTTGTACAGTTTTGTTTTTACCTGTACTGGTTGTGGTGCTTGCCGTGGTTTTCGTACGGCGCTGTATGCTTAATTTTTTCGGTGCATCCGATTTTTTTACTTCATCTACCATAATTTTACACCCCTTTTTATTCTTCGCTGAACCAACAAATGTTGCGTGCTGCCATAATTAAATCCGCTGCTTGCTCAGCGCTTAATTCTTCAATATCGGCTAAATCATCAACACCTTGCTCCGCTAATTCTTCTAAGGTGGTGATTTGTTTTTCTGCTAGTTTAAATGCGATATGACGGTTCATTCCTTCTAGATTGAGTAGCTTGTCTTCAATATGCGCTTGTTTTAACGCTTCTTCTTCCGCTAATGCAGCGGCTGTTAGTGCATCTTTTGCGCGGGTTTGCAATTCTTCCACTAAATCTTCATCTTCTAAGCCATCAATCGCAGTAAGTTCGCTCACTGGTACATAAGCTAGCTCTTCTAAATTAGTGAAGCCCTCTTCAACCAGAATTTGCGCGAATTCTTCGTCAATTTCTAAGGCGTTCATAAAGAGTTTCAACACTTTGTTATCTTCAGCTTGATGTTTTTCATTTAGCTCTTCTGTGGTCATTACATTTAACGCCCAACCTGTAAGCTGTTTGGCTAAACGCACGTTTTGACCATTACGTCCGATGGCTTGTGGTAAGTTTTCTGCTTCAACGGCAATGTCCATAGAATGGTTATCTTCATCAACCACGATAGAAGTCACATCGGCTGGTGCCATTGCGTTAATCACAAATTGTGCAGGGTTGTCGTCCCACAATACGATGTCCACACGCTCACCACCTAATTCATTGGTGATAGCTTGCACACGCGCGCCACGCATACCCACACAAGCACCCACTGGATCAATACGTTTATCATTGCTTTTCACAGCAATTTTGGCACGCGAACCTGGGTCACGGGCTGCACCTTTAATTTCAATTAGCTCTTCACCAATTTCTGGCACTTCAATACGGAAAAGCTCAATGATCATTTCAGGTTTTGCACGGGTAACAAAAAGCTGTGCGCCTTTGCTTTCTGGGCTAACGCGATATAACACGCCACGCACACGATCACCTGGGCGGAAATTCTCGCGCGGTAACATATCTTCACGCAAAATCACCGCTTCTGCTTGCTGACCTAAATCTAAAATAATATTTTCACGGTTTACTTTTTTCACCGTTCCCGTAACAATTTCGCCTTCATTAGAACGGAATTGTTCAACGATTTTATTACGCTCCGCTTCACGGATTTTGCTGCTGATCACTTGGCGTGCGGTTTGCATTGTAATACGGTCAAAGGCCACCGATTCGATTTGATCTTCGACATAATCACCCACTTGCACATTTGGATCTTCAAATTGTGCCGCTTCAAGGGTGATTTCTTTTGTTGGGTTAGTCACTTCGTCCACCACTAACCAACGGCGGAAGGTGTCAAACTCACCAGTTTTTGGATCGATCACCACACGCACATCAATTTCTTGCTCGTATTTCTTTTTAGTAGAAAGGGCAATGGCACTTTCTAATGCTTCAAAAATCTTTTCGCGTGGTAATAATTTTTCATTTGATACGGCTTCTGCCGCCAATAAAATCTCTTTACTCATTTTTATTCTTCCTATCTAAAATTAAAATTTTGCTACCACATTGGCTTTTTGAATGTTGCCAAATACCAATACTTGCGGTTGCCCATCTACGAGCAAGGTGATCATATCATTTTCAATTTTTTCCAATTTACCTTGCCATTTACGGCGTTCTAACACAGGAATACGCAAATGCACCACAATTTCTTCGCCAATATAGCGTTGATATTGTTCAAGGGTAAATAATGGACGATCTACGCCCGGTGAAGACACTTCAAGGTTATATTTATCCGCAATCGGATCTTCCACATCTAAAATGGCGCTAACTTGACGGCTTACATCTGCACAGTCATCAACACTCACACCACCTTCTTTATCGATATAAATACGCACGGTTAAAAAACGGCCTGCGCGCTGACATTCAATGCCCCAAAGTTCGCAGCCTAAATCTTCAATAGAACCTTTTAATAAATCTGATAATTTCTCTTCTAAAGTTGCCAAAACAACCTCCTTAATCAAACTCAGGACGTAAAAAAAGGGCTAATCAGCCCAGTTCTACATCTAAATTGCTCGTACAAAAAAACCCCAAAATTGGGGTTCTTTCTACTGAACTTGTTATGAATTGGTTGCGGGGGCTGGATTTGAACCAACGACCTTCGGGTTATGAGCCCGACGAGCTACCAAGCTGCTCCACCCCGCGTCCGAAATATGCAGCGTATTATACGCATAGAAAAACAAATAGCAAGGCTTTATCAAAAAAACTTACAAAAAAACTACCGCACTTATTTATTTGGCGTGTTTTCAAACAAGCGATAAATGGCGATTAAATCCATTCTTGCAATAGGTTTGAAAGGCAATAATAAATAATATAACCAGCGATTTTTGGCAATAAAGGATTGTGTTTGTTGCCAAATTTCTGGCTCACAATATTGCTGATATTTTTCTACTGTTAAACGCATTTGTTCATCAGAAATGCAATCAGAACGCCCAAGACTATGGATAAAAATCAAGCTATCTCGTACCTTTTGCCAATTTAGGTTGGCGTGATTAGAACGGGATTCAAAATCAATAAATTGCACCTTTCCTTCATTCCACGCCATATCACGCAGTGCTGGGCGACCATGAACCAAGCCTTTTTTATGCAAATCCGTTAAGGCCTTTGCGCCGTCGGCTAGAATAGCCAATTTTCCATCAGAACTGAGATCTGGCTTATCCACCCAATAACTGATGGTTTTGCCTGCATCTTTTAGTACTAAAAAATCTTCGCCAAATGCCATTAATTTTGGCACTGGGGCATTTTTTTCAGCTAAAAATTGTAAGGTTTTCAATTCATTTTGAAAGGCCTTTTGCGGTTGCGGTTTAAGTAAACGCCACACGCCTTTAAGTTGTTCAGGTTGTTTGAGCCAGTAGCGTTGATTTTCATAATCAAAGCTCACTATTCGTTCGCCTTTATGCTGTTTAAGCAAGGCCTGTACCTTTTCTTGAAATTCACTATTTTGTGCCGACATCAAACAACCTCATTTTTACTTAATCATTATTTCCAAACATCAGGATTCACGCCACGTTTAAGTAGCTCTGGATGTTCTTCAATTTTAAATTCTGGCTCACGAATACCAGCTTTAATTTGGCGTTGATAATCTTTTAATAACGTCCAAACAATCGGTGAAAGTAGCACGATAGACACCAAGTTAATTAGCGCCATCACCGCCATTACGGTATCGGCAAAGTTCCACACCACATTGCCTGAATTCACTGCGCCGAAGTACACGAAAAATAGCACCACTAATCGGAAAATAAACACCACCACAGGACGATTTTTCAGGAAACGGATATTGCTTTCTGCGTAGGCATAGTTACCAATGATGGAAGAAAATGCAAATAACAATAAGATGAAAGCAAGGAAGTGCAAGCCAAACTCACCAACGTGATATTGTAGCGCATTTTGCGTCAGAGAAATGCTTTTCAGCATTTCGCCGCCGTAGTTGTCTGATAGCAAAATGATGATAGCCGTACAAGAACAC
This window contains:
- the infB gene encoding translation initiation factor IF-2 produces the protein MVDEVKKSDAPKKLSIQRRTKTTASTTTSTGKNKTVQVEVRKKRTVPTEAAIRAEEEARLKAKQEAEKKAAEEKAAEKAKKEAEKAEQAKRQAEQKAKEKAEKSAKETANKAVDEEKERLKAEEAELRRKADELARQKAEEQARKAAEEAKRYADLASADEKNENSEDYSDYHLTSSYAREAEDEEERRNENRGRGKNKVAKAKKGGREDDSNKNERESNRRNQKDAKGGKGFKGKQGKKGSSLQQGFTKPAAPVNRDVVIGETITVAELANKMAVKATEIIKTMMKMGEMVTINQVIDQETAQLVAEEMGHKVILRKENELEESVLGDRDVNAEKVNRAPVVTIMGHVDHGKTSLLDYIRKAKVAAGEAGGITQHIGAYHVETDDGKMITFLDTPGHAAFTSMRARGAKATDIVVLVVAADDGVMPQTIEAIQHAKAAGVPIVVAVNKIDKPEANPDRVEQELLQHEVIAEKFGGDTQFVYVSAKKGTGVDELLDAILLQSEVLELSAVKDGMATGVVIESYLDKGRGPVATILVQSGTLRRGDIVLCGFEYGRVRAMRDENGKDISEAGPSIPVEVLGLSGVPSAGDEATVVRDEKKAREVALYRQGKFREVKLARQQKAKLENMFSNMAEGDVAELNVIVKADVQGSVEAIVQALQELSTPEVKVNVVGSGVGGITETDATLAAASNAIIVGFNVRADASARRIIENENIDLRYYSIIYELLNEIKAAMSGMLQPEFKQEIIGLAEVRDVFRHPKFGAIAGCMVTEGVVKRNNPIRVLRDNVVIFEGELESLRRFKDDVAEVRNGMECGIGVKNYNDVKVGDQIEVFEVVEIKRSI
- a CDS encoding branched-chain amino acid aminotransferase; the encoded protein is MAIKDLDWQNLGFGYIKTDYRYIAYWKDGKWSKGELTQDNVLHISEGSTALHYGQQCFEGLKAYRCKDGSINLFRPDQNAERLQKSCQRLLMPEVPTEMFIDACKQVVKANQEWLAPYGTGATLYLRPFMIGVGDNVGVTPATEYIFSIFCCPVGAYFKGGLKPTNFIVSEYDRAAPHGTGAAKVGGNYAASLYPGKLAKQRNFSDCIYLDPATHTKIEEVGAANFFGITKDNKFVTPLSPSILPSITKYSLLYLAKERLGLEAIEGDIYINELDQFKEAGACGTAAVITPIGGIQYGDNFHVFYSETEVGEITQKLYNELTGIQFGDIEAPEGWIVKVE
- a CDS encoding transcriptional regulator GcvA, which encodes MYKRLPPLNSLKAFECAARHLSFTKAADELFVTQAAVSHQIKLLEDFLGIELFKRQHRALVLTELGQIYFKEVTEILRRLSEVTQKLMLQKNEKHIAISVPQTFGIQWLVPRLSRFNELYPDIEVRLTGVDQDEGLLNREIDIAIYYGRGAWENLQVEKLAEENLLLLASPKLLAKQPVHSAEDLKKHTLIHIHTRDNWQNMANYLHLKGLDIQHGPIFSHTFMALQAAVHGQGIVLANRLLAQQEIDKGNLQVVLPTQLKDPKSFYVVNQLDKANDEQILAFRQWIIKEIRNNNE
- the uvrD gene encoding DNA helicase II, coding for MDISELLDGLNDKQREAVAAPLGNYLVLAGAGSGKTRVLTFRIAWLIAVEQISEGSIMAVTFTNKAAAEMRHRIEETLAKYSSQRVMGMWIGTFHSIAHRLLRAHYADAGLPQDFQILDSDDQLRLVKRLIKLHNIDENAYPPKQACWYINNKKEEGLRPHQLDDDGDIQERTWIKIYQIYQDACDRAGLLDFSELLLRAYELWLKKPLILQRYQQRFSQILVDEFQDTNKIQYAWIKLLVGETGKIMIVGDDDQSIYGWRGAQVENIHRFLEDFHNAQTIRLEQNYRSTANILNSANHLIANNSNRLGKDLWTEGEQGDPVGIYAAFNEIDEAQFVANQIKIWLDDGGKLDDCAILYRSNSQSRVIEEALIRAQIPYSIYGGLRFFERQEIKDALAYLRLIANRFDDAAFERVINTPTRGIGDRTLDVLRQLTRERQITLWQAIQVAIQENMLAGRAATALLRFTELINSLQQETAEMPLFAQTDFVIKHSGLYEMYKQEKGEKGEVRIENLEELVSATREFIKPEDAEEMTDLMAFLTHASLEAGEEQASPHQSSVQMMTLHSAKGLEFARVFMVGVEEGIFPSFRSFEEPGRLEEERRLAYVGITRAKQKLTISYAESRRLYGKEERHLPSRFIEELPEDCIQEVRLRGTVTRAYNRAAVGSLNTHKSGKDSEWRMGQKVKHGKFGNGTIINVEGEDNNTRLQIAFQGEGIKWLIAALAKLEKLS
- the truB gene encoding tRNA pseudouridine(55) synthase TruB is translated as MSKAKNKGRHIHGIFLLDKPQGASSNQIMQQVKRLFQANKAGHTGALDPLATGMLPICLGEATKFSQYLLDSDKRYLVTAKLGERTDTSDADGQVVQVREVRSEISQILTALEQFRGEIMQVPTMFSALKHQGKPLYEYARAGITVEREARPITVFELKFIDYQAPYLTLEVHCSKGTYIRTLIDDLGEVLGCGAHVTMLRRLAVADYPQHAMMSLEALKALSEQQDLSLLDQHLLPMDSAVKSLPALALNAEQSRAVGFGQRVKFDNPQGIYGQVRLFSAENQFLGVAEVDKNNVIRPSRMVALNLV
- the rbfA gene encoding 30S ribosome-binding factor RbfA, whose product is MAREFKRSDRVAQELQKEIAVILQREVKDPRIGMVTVSDVEVSRDLAYAKVFVTFLFDQDDSVIESGMKGLEKASPYIRSLLAKAMRLRIVPELRFVYDKSLVEGMRMSNLVSEAIRDDEKRYQGDAESHENNKENSKENNE
- the rlmM gene encoding 23S rRNA (cytidine(2498)-2'-O)-methyltransferase RlmM; this encodes MNKLALYCRIGFEKELAAEITDKASERGVFGFARVEPNSGYVIFECYQAGEADRLAQELPFDQLIFARQMIVVSDLLQDLSPEDRISPILSQYRQSELAKKLKNSTELFVETADTNEAKELSGFCRKFTVPLRNALKKDGFLQGKDSHKSAVTLHVFFLQSTACYVGYSYNHNHSPYFMGIQRLKFPADAPSRSTLKLEEAILTFIPKQKESQYLNENQYAVDLGACPGGWTYQLVKRGLFVYAVDHGKMAASLHETGRIEHCAEDGFKFQPPKRRRIDWLVCDMVEQPSRIAQLIAKWLINGWCHASIFNLKLPMKKRYAEVKECLAMIEQALDKQGLKYKLKAKHLYHDREEITVYLYLLP